A genomic segment from Brevundimonas mediterranea encodes:
- a CDS encoding Fur family transcriptional regulator produces the protein MDRIEKLCADRGMRMTEQRRVIARVLSSAEDHPDVEELYRRASSIDPHISIATVYRTVRLFEEAGVVEKHDFGDGRSRYEEAGDDHHDHLIDTKTGEVIEFFDAEIEKLKTEIADRLGFELIGHKLELYGVPIEGAEPSKREGLIFKRHAARVNPADLPADVDAG, from the coding sequence ATGGACCGGATCGAAAAACTCTGCGCCGACCGCGGCATGCGTATGACCGAACAGCGTCGGGTGATCGCCCGGGTGCTGTCATCGGCGGAAGATCACCCGGATGTGGAGGAGCTGTATCGCCGCGCCTCCTCCATCGATCCGCACATCTCGATCGCCACCGTCTATCGCACCGTGCGCCTGTTCGAAGAGGCGGGCGTGGTCGAGAAGCACGACTTCGGGGACGGACGCAGCCGCTATGAGGAGGCGGGCGACGACCACCATGACCACCTGATCGACACCAAGACGGGCGAGGTGATCGAGTTCTTCGACGCCGAGATCGAGAAGCTGAAGACCGAGATCGCCGACCGGCTGGGCTTTGAACTGATCGGTCACAAGCTGGAACTGTACGGCGTGCCGATCGAAGGCGCTGAACCGTCCAAGCGCGAGGGGCTGATCTTCAAGCGCCATGCCGCCCGCGTAAACCCCGCCGATCTGCCCGCAGACGTGGATGCGGGCTGA
- the miaB gene encoding tRNA (N6-isopentenyl adenosine(37)-C2)-methylthiotransferase MiaB: protein MLEAPSKRLFIKTYGCQMNVYDSERMADVLRPLGYAVTEDVRAADFVILNTCHIREKAAEKIYSELGKLRELRDIKRETGGDLTIAVAGCVAQAEGEEIMKRQPAVDIVVGPQAYHQLPELLTRTARARGERIGADFAPDDKFDALPAARFTEGPTAFLTVQEGCDKFCTFCVVPYTRGAEWSRPLASVLEEARALAGRGVREVTLLGQNVNAYDGERPDGRKSSLVELAYALAEIPGLDRIRYTTSHPNDMSDDLIAAHGDLDALMPYLHLPVQAGSDRILRLMNRKHGRQTYFDLIDRIRATRPDIAMAGDFIVGFPGETDREFEDTLDLVRRVNYASAFAFMYSPRPGTPAAGMGKQVEPEVAKDRLHRLIELLTEQQIAFNAAQAGRTLNVLFDRKGRHGSRRQAVGRSPYLQSVHVDGADHLIGRIVPVEIIAGQHNSLTGRLVAPEAAAPAEKAA from the coding sequence ATGCTGGAGGCGCCGTCAAAGCGCCTTTTCATCAAGACCTACGGCTGTCAGATGAACGTCTATGATTCAGAGCGCATGGCCGACGTCCTGCGCCCTCTGGGCTATGCCGTCACCGAGGATGTCCGGGCCGCCGATTTCGTCATCCTGAACACCTGCCACATCCGCGAGAAGGCGGCGGAGAAGATCTATTCCGAGCTGGGCAAGCTGCGCGAACTTCGCGACATCAAGCGCGAGACCGGCGGCGACCTGACCATCGCGGTCGCCGGCTGTGTGGCCCAGGCCGAGGGCGAAGAGATCATGAAGCGCCAGCCCGCGGTCGACATCGTCGTCGGCCCCCAAGCCTATCATCAGCTGCCCGAACTTCTGACCCGCACGGCGCGGGCGCGAGGCGAACGGATCGGCGCCGACTTCGCCCCCGACGACAAGTTCGACGCCCTGCCGGCCGCCCGCTTTACCGAGGGCCCGACCGCCTTCCTGACGGTGCAGGAAGGCTGCGACAAGTTCTGCACCTTCTGTGTGGTGCCCTATACGCGCGGCGCCGAATGGTCGCGTCCTCTGGCCTCGGTGCTGGAAGAGGCGCGGGCCCTGGCCGGCCGCGGCGTGCGCGAAGTCACCCTGCTGGGCCAGAACGTCAACGCCTATGACGGCGAACGGCCCGATGGCCGAAAGTCGAGCCTGGTCGAGCTGGCCTACGCCCTGGCCGAGATCCCCGGCCTGGACCGGATTCGCTATACGACCAGCCATCCCAACGACATGTCGGACGACCTGATCGCGGCCCACGGCGATCTGGACGCCCTGATGCCCTATCTGCACCTGCCGGTTCAGGCGGGCTCCGACCGGATTCTGCGGCTGATGAACCGCAAACACGGGCGTCAGACCTATTTCGACCTGATCGACCGCATCCGCGCGACCCGGCCCGACATCGCCATGGCCGGCGACTTCATCGTCGGCTTCCCCGGCGAGACGGACCGCGAGTTTGAGGACACGCTCGATCTGGTGCGGCGGGTGAACTACGCCTCGGCCTTCGCCTTCATGTATTCACCCCGCCCCGGCACACCGGCCGCCGGCATGGGCAAACAGGTCGAGCCGGAGGTCGCCAAGGATCGGCTGCACCGTCTGATCGAACTGCTCACCGAACAGCAGATCGCCTTCAACGCCGCGCAGGCGGGGCGGACCCTGAATGTGCTGTTTGATCGCAAGGGCCGTCACGGCAGCCGTCGCCAAGCGGTCGGACGATCCCCATATCTTCAGTCGGTCCACGTCGATGGCGCGGATCATCTGATCGGCCGGATCGTTCCGGTCGAAATCATCGCCGGCCAGCACAACAGCCTGACCGGTCGGCTCGT